One window from the genome of Drosophila albomicans strain 15112-1751.03 chromosome 2L, ASM965048v2, whole genome shotgun sequence encodes:
- the LOC117563336 gene encoding serine-rich adhesin for platelets isoform X13 — MEVIKPMDFSSFSAFCEHLNKSSTAAAAAAAAASVAPTLNNGIYLEKMERQGKMELAAKERESQRLQLIPKKWNRREEYEFLRVLTGYGVDMQLSTPMGSNNNNSSQQTPDWTKFKQMAHLERKSDETLSDYYKVFVAMCRRQAGLKLAENERGLEGIIEEVEKEHAKLILDRLELLAKLREVARNPQLEERLKLCGMNADTPDWWEPGRHDKELIAAVLKHGLYRSETFIFNDPNFSFSESEKRFIRELEAQLQRTIKLEAFNAEAEKAAAAAAAAEKAAAAEKAEKAAAVKHEVIDLDDELLTKESVIKKESPVKAEVKPEENAENTKSEAEDSSTEQEKSKVTEKVEESAEAVTAESAEKEASSEDKPSSEATKELPAEKVDDEVEEVKTKDSEEKMEVDEPIAENGNEKEAATEGETPSSTESDKPATKTEAEEESATEEKKSTEQAEETKMDTETTVEKSAESDEKEAVEATAEKEEATPVKAEAAGEETAAVEAVKEAAAEPEKAATPAPEVVEAKKTEVVDEVTDLTEDDKPAPEEKPTLNAEKQPSEQEILDLVAAPTDPDDDEVMKEKEKAVEEECKKQAAELKARFPDLEVIQPAAIKQQKLEKPKLEMCMIRWFKDFALERRIAHIVCCVESNKWPVDKHYSAFAGLKGATDLNIALHESIPHLNSIERRSTTPDVITITTDQGVTKHLQASQMQQVASNAAVGSANNVVSANVMPTVKTPTVVPTATSLPGLDANSINAAVAAAVAAAASGGNATSLSALLPGMSLSAATGGTGASGVNAAGLNVPSGVGGVSTAGKKRKRHIAIDVETERAKLHALLNSSSMAPKDWESEIANMEALTGSSGRRGGSAAASSAALSGMQPPPAHQHPSLSRQSSGQFNKPAVPALKTPPPSMGAPMDLSSSLPKMNMTEMLKTASSAGAIDLSEVQDFSMPSKKSSVHAALSSAFPSMGSKSKLDDTLNKLMKKNNCTIEEPVIGKEKKRKKLDEIVLGLSAAKEQKTFPDPSLPSSKKPQIPPSVSVTPANLQAPSQQQSNQKPFTITVTTVPGKSKSGNQGSGSGAGASSSSTGSGLSALQNMTMGGLSSKDSLNALLAQTMASDPQSFLKQQQKMMQYLPPAQRKAYENMLAEMEQAMKLSSKFNAPHDVNKVNKWLSDMSSPLGDQLSIDYVGAAGGSASSSNSRRGNRQQSSSSSAQQQAAALQKQQQQQQQQQQQQQQQQQQQQQQQQQQQQQQSMSGPLGLTGEEPVPVINKQTGKRLGGNKAPQLKRLMTWLTENPNYEVDPKWLEQMQNPMSAPSPKPSVSNMDNSGSYGASKSHGGRPSSNSSNASSSSHTQQQQQPSAVQSPAGGNSSGSSKKSSRQSQSAAALDQAALQFGSLAGLNPSLLANLPGLGAFDPKNPLAAFDPKNPLLSMAPFGGMPGMGSLPGLGNLNNMNLFASLAGMGGLGNLAGMDAQSLAALMAAAGPTLGGLTGSTGAGTGKSQSQSSAGNSASASSSSSAANKKKQQQQNEAAQLAAAAAAAAVVNSGAGGNSSGGKNAAANAASAAQLAAGFPFLFPNPSILYPPMSLGGLNPYSLGSSGLGSAYDQLAQQYNLLNGVTTSSAALTGTTQSSKSHQSQSSKSSSSRGAANAAANSAANLMNAMASMSGGTVTTPSTSSSSSRSRGQSNSQRNSSTSATPSAADMAQLSSLLMPGADPHLLESLSRMSSMDLAQATRLMSSLGMPPLPTPSSSNSNSSSSSSAASKRAAAAAAANEASAKEQQKWLESLARSALPTDLAALQAFSQGKMPSTSSASGSSNSASSSAASKSSKAMAAAAAAAAQLPQIPGMSSDFSQALLAEMAAQAMAAAGGSLPLSGPGSLASLAGLTGGASSSAGGSSSSGSSSAAKRQREQDAFKQQMDFYTKSLGLGSGISLIPTSSASSSLNAAAAYAAALDAEQLQQQQQQQQHKSKRARSEMHPTKDELAAAALAAGLPLNLGASMSTIEKSLRGVGSSSSSSTPAPTPTPEQDKVTLTPLNSGSNAASNAAIAANLPSQTTITIAPPISSGASTSSERSERSESRISLTITNAADAAKLPPPYEEADELIIQPILKKPTAPSSSHGGSVEDLDASGGGNAVANLSGSSSSSSSVAAAAAAAAAAAAAEENRRSSNRLKRPRSGTEHGGASAAEQPPEKRRELRSTRHTRQSADAATLNLSTGSESEERNE; from the exons AAAATGGAACGCCAGGGCAAGATGGAACTGGCGGCCAAGGAGCGAGAGTCTCAACGCCTGCAGCTGATACCCAAAAAGTGGAATCGTCGCGAGGAATACGAATTCCTGCGTGTGCTCACTGGCTATGGCGTCGATATGCAACTTAGCACGCCTATGGGctccaacaataacaacagcagtcAACAGACACCAGACTGGACCAAATTCAAGCAAATGGCACATCTGGAGCGCAAGAGCGACGAGACCCTCAGTGACTACTACAAGGTCTTTGTGGCCATGTGCCGACGACAGGCAGGCCTCAAGCTCGCTGAAAACGAGCGTGGCTTGGAGGGCATCATCGAGGAAGTGGAGAAGGAGCATGCCAAACTCATACTTGATCGTCTAGAGCTGCTGGCCAAGCTGCGTGAAGTAGCGCGCAATCCACAGCTCGAGGAGCGTCTAAAACTCTGTGGCATGAATGCAGATACACCTGACTGGTGGGAACCCGGACGCCATGACAAGGAATTGATTGCTGCCGTGCTGAAGCATGGCTTATATCGCTCGGAGACCTTTATTTTTAACGACCCGAACTTTAGTTTCTCCGAGTCAGAGAAGCGTTTCATACGCGAACTCGAGGCTCAACTACAGCGCACCATCAAACTAGAAGCATTCAATGCAGAGGCCGAAaaggcggcggcagcagctgcggctgcagagaaagcagctgcagctgaaaaGGCCGAAAAAGCGGCTGCTGTGAAGCACGAGGTTATCGACCTGGATGATGAGCTGCTCACCAAGGAGAGCGTTATCAAGAAGGAGTCGCCTGTGAAGGCCGAAGTCAAGCCAGAAGAAAACGCTGAGAATACAAAGTCTGAGGCGGAAGACAGCAGCACCGAACAGGAGAAGAGCAAGGTGACTGAGAAAGTCGAGGAATCTGCAGAAGCTGTAACCGCTGAGAGCGCAGAAAAAGAAGCCTCCAGCGAAGACAAGCCGAGCAGTGAAGCTACTAAGGAATTACCCGCTGAAAAGGTCGACGATGAAGTCGAGGAAGTTAAGACGAAAGACAGCGAGGAGAAAATGGAAGTAGACGAACCCATTGCGGAGAATGGCAATGAGAAGGAAGCTGCAACAGAGGGAGAAACCCCAAGCTCAACCGAAAGCGACAAACCCGCAACTAAAACAGAGGCTGAAGAGGAGTCTGCAACGGAGGAGAAAAAATCCACCGAACAGGCGGAAGAAACCAAAATGGATACAGAGACTACCGTCGAGAAGTCAGCAGAGTCTGATGAGAAAGAAGCAGTCGAAGCGACCGCTGAAAAGGAAGAAGCAACTCCCGTTAAAGCTGAGGCAGCTGGTGAAGAAACCGCAGCAGTTGAGGCAGTCAAGGAAGCTGCTGCAGAGCCCGAGAAGGCAGCAACTCCCGCCCCTGAAGTCGTCGAGGCCAAGAAGACCGAAGTTGTCGACGAAGTCACAGATCTGACAGAAGATGACAAGCCGGCTCCCGAGGAGAAGCCCACTCTCAACGCAGAGAAGCAGCCTAGTGAGCAAGAGATACTCGATTTGGTTGCTGCACCCACCGAtcccgacgacgacgaggttatgaaggaaaaagaaaaagccgTCGAGGAAGAGTGCAAGAAGCAGGCAGCCGAACTAAAAGCTCGCTTCCCCGACCTTGAGGTCATACAGCCGGCAGCTATTAAACAACAGAAGCTCGAAAAGCCAAAGCTGGAGATGTGCATGATCCGTTGGTTCAAGGACTTTGCCCTCGAGCGTCGCATCGCACACATCGTCTGCTGCGTGGAGAGCAACAAGTGGCCGGTGGACAAGCACTATAGCGCTTTTGCCGGTTTAAAGGGTGCCACCGATCTCAACATTGCATTGCACGAATCGATACCACACCTGAACAGCATTGAGCGTCGCTCGACGACACCCGATGTCATCACCATCACCACTGATCAGGGTGTAACGAAACACCTGCAGGCCTCCCAAATGCAACAGGTGGCCAGCAATGCTGCCGTCGGATCGGCAAACAATGTTGTCTCGGCGAACGTGATGCCCACGGTCAAGACACCCACAGTGGTGCCGACAGCGACATCGTTGCCGGGTCTGGATGCCAACAGCATCAATGcagcggttgctgctgctgtggcagctgctgccagtGGCGGCAATGCCACCTCGTTGTCCGCTTTATTGCCGGGCATGTCGCTGAGTGCGGCAACCGGGGGCACTGGAGCAAGCGGTGTGAATGCCGCGGGATTGAATGTGCCCAGTGGTGTTGGAGGCGTCTCGACTGCAGGCAAAAAGCGCAAGCGACACATTGCCATCGATGTGGAGACGGAGCGTGCCAAATTGCACGCGTTGCTCAACAGCTCATCAA TGGCTCCTAAAGACTGGGAAAGTGAGATTGCCAACATGGAGGCGTTGACTGGTTCCTCAGGACGTCGTGGTGGCTCAGCGGCAGCTTCGTCTGCAGCCCTGAGTGGCATGCAACCGCCACCAGCGCATCAGCATCCCTCACTCTCCCGGCAATCCTCCGGGCAGTTCAATAAACCCGCTGTGCCGGCACTTAAAACGCCGCCACCGTCAATGGGCGCTCCCATGGACCTGTCATCCAG CTTGCCTAAAATGAACATGACAGAGATGCTTAAAACGGCGTCCAGCGCCGGAGCTATCGATCTTAGTGAAGTGCAGGACTTCTCGATGCCCTCGAAGAAGTCGAGCGTGCATGCCGCGCTTAGCTCAGCCTTCCCCTCGATGGGCAGCAAGAGCAAGCTGGACGATACGCTCAACAAACTAATGAAAAAGAACAATTGC ACTATTGAGGAGCCTGTAATTGGCAAGGAGAAGAAGCGCAAGAAGCTGGACGAGATTGTGCTCGGTCTTTCGGCGGCCAAGGAGCAAAAGACCTTCCCGGATCCCTCGCTGCCATCCTCAAAAAAGCCACAAATCCCACCGAGTGTGTCGGTGACGCCGGCTAATCTGCAAGCGCCAAGCCAGCAGCAGTCGAACCAGAAACCCTTTACCATCACTGTTACGACAGTGCCCGGAA AATCCAAGAGCGGCAACCAAGGCAGCGGAAGCGGCGCTGGTGCAAGCAGCAGCTCGACGGGCAGCGGCCTAAGCGCCCTGCAGAACATGACCATGGGCGGCTTGTCCAGCAAGGACAGTCTGAATGCCCTGTTGGCCCAGACTATGGCCAGCGATCCGCAATCGTTCctcaagcaacagcaaaagatGATGCAATATCTGCCGCCAGCGCAACGCAAGGCTTACGAAAACATGCTGGCCGAAATGGAGCAAGCCATGAAGCTGAGCTCCAAGTTCAACGCACCACACGACGTCAACAAGGTCAACAAATGGCTGTCGGACATGAGCAGCCCACTCGGCGATCAGCTCAGCATTGACTACGTTGGTGCAGCCGGCGGCAgcgcgagcagcagcaacagtcgacGAGGCAATCGACAACAGAGCAGCAGCTCCAGTGCCCAACAGCAGGCGGCAGCGCTgcagaaacaacagcagcagcaacaacaacagcagcaacaacaacagcagcagcaacaacaacagcaacaacaacagcagcagcaacaacagcagcaatcaaTGAGCGGACCCCTCGGCCTAACAGGCGAGGAGCCAGTTCCTGTGATCAACAAGCAGACAGGCAAGCGTCTGGGTGGCAACAAGGCGCCTCAACTTAAGCGTCTAATGACCTG GCTCACGGAGAACCCCAACTATGAAGTGGATCCCAAGTGGCTGGAGCAAATGCAGAACCCCATGTCGGCACCTTCGCCCAAGCCCAGCGTCAGCAACATGGATAACAGCGGCAGCTACGGCGCCAGCAAATCGCATGGCGGTCGTCCCTCCTCCAACTCCAGCAATGCCTCTTCCAGCAGTCAcacccagcaacagcaacagccgaGTGCAGTGCAGTCACCAGCTGGCGGTAATTCGAGTGGCTCGTCGAAGAAATCGTCGCGTCAATCGCAATCGGCTGCCGCTTTGGATCAGGCAGCGTTGCAGTTTGGTTCGCTGGCCGGTCTCAATCCTAGTTTGTTGGCCAATCTCCCAGGACTCGGAGCATTCGATCCGAAGAATCCGCTGGCCGCCTTCGATCCTAAGAATCCGTTGCTCTCAATGGCGCCATTTGGCGGCATGCCCGGCATGGGCAGTCTACCCGGTCTGGGCAATCTCAACAATATGAATCTGTTTGCCAGCCTGGCGGGCATGGGTGGACTGGGCAATCTGGCCGGCATGGATGCCCAGTCGCTGGCTGCGCTCATGGCTGCTGCGGGACCAACGCTCGGCGGCCTCACGGGCAGCACGGGCGCGGGCACCGGCAAGAGCCAATCGCAGTCCAGCGCTGGCaactccgcctccgcctcatCTTCCTCCTCGGCCGCCAACaagaaaaagcaacagcagcagaacgAGGCCGCTCAGttggctgcagcagcagccgccgcagcGGTGGTGAACAGCGGTGCTGGTGGCAACTCGAGTGGTGGCAAGAATGCTGCCGCTAATGCTGCTTCTGCCGCACAACTGGCTGCCGGTTTTCCGTTCCTCTTCCCCAATCCGTCGATACTGTATCCGCCCATGAGTCTGGGCGGTCTCAACCCGTATTCCCTGGGCTCTAGCGGCTTGGGATCTGCGTACGATCAATTGGCACAGCAATATAATCTGCTCAATGGTGTGACCACATCATCGGCCGCACTCACCGGAACCACGCAGTCCTCCAAGTCGCATCAGTCGCAGTCCTCGAAGTCGAGCAGTTCGCGTGGCGCCGCCAATGCGGCTGCGAACTCGGCAGCCAATCTGATGAACGCTATGGCGAGCATGAGCGGCGGCACGGTGACGACACCctccaccagcagcagctccagtCGCAGTCGCGGCCAGAGCAACAGCCAACGCAATTCGTCCACCTCTGCGACGCCCAGTGCCGCCGACATGGCTCAGCTGTCCAGTCTGCTGATGCCCGGTGCTGATCCTCATCTGCTGGAATCGCTCAGTCGCATGAGCAGCATGGATCTGGCGCAGGCAACGCGACTAATGAGCTCCCTTGGTATGCCACCGTTGCCCACGCCTAGCAGTtccaacagcaatagcagcagcagctccagcgCCGCCAGCAAACGTGCTgcggcagccgctgctgcaaATGAAGCCTCTGCGAAGGAGCAACAAAAGTGGCTGGAGAGTCTGGCACGCAGCGCGTTGCCCACGGATCTGGCTGCGCTGCAGGCCTTCTCACAGGGCAAAATGCCGTCGACCAGCTCGGCCAGCGGCAGCTCGAATAGCGCCAGTTCCTCAGCGGCCAGCAAGAGCTCGAAAGCGatggcagcagcggctgctgctgcggcacaATTGCCGCAAATACCCGGCATGTCCAGTGACTTCTCGCAGGCGCTGCTCGCCGAGATGGCTGCCCAGGCGATGGCAGCCGCAGGCGGGTCGTTGCCGCTCAGTGGTCCCGGCTCACTGGCCAGCTTGGCTGGCTTGACAGGAGGCGCCTCCAGTTCAGcgggtggcagcagcagcagtggcagtaGCTCAGCGGCGAAGCGACAACGCGAACAGGATGCGTTCAAGCAGCAGATGGACTTCTACACCAAGTCGCTGGGACTGGGATCGGGCATCTCGCTGATACCTACATCTTCGGCCAGCAGTAGTCTTAATGCCGCAGCTGCCTACGCAGCAGCTCTCGATGccgagcaactgcagcagcagcaacaacagcagcagcacaaatcGAAGCGAGCTCGCAGCGAAATGCATCCGACAAAGGATGAGTTGGCTGCTGCCGCCTTGGCTGCAGGATTGCCGTTGAATCTGGGCGCAAGCATGAGCACCATCGAGAAGAGTCTGCGTGGCGTCGGCTCCTCGAGCAGCTCCTCAACACCAGCGCCGACGCCAACGCCGGAGCAGGACAAGGTGACACTAACGCCACTCAACAGCGGGTCGAATGCCGCCTCCAATGCGGCAATCGCTGCTAATTTGCCCTCGCAGACAACCATCACGATTGCGCCGCCCATCAGCAGCGGAGCGAGCACCAGCAGTGAACGTTCCGAGCGCAGCGAGTCGCGCATATCGCTGACCATCACAAATGCTGCCGATGCCGCAAAGTTGCCGCCACCCTACGAGGAGGCCGACGAGCTGATCATTCAGCCCATACTGAAGAAGCCAACGGCGCCGAGCAGCAGCCATGGCGGCAGCGTTGAGGATCTCGATGCCAGCGGTGGCGGTAATGCAGTGGCCAACTTGAGTGgttccagcagcagcagctcatcggttgcagcagcagctgctgcagcggcggcagcagcggcagctgaaGAGAATCGTCGCTCATCGAATCGTTTGAAGCGCCCGCGTTCGGGCACCGAACATGGTGGCGCCTCAGCGGCTGAGCAACCGCCGGAAAAGCGCCGTGAGCTGCGCTCCACACGCCACACACGGCAATCGGCTGATGCGGCAACGCTTAATCTGTCAACGGGCAGCGAGTCAGAGGAGCGGAATGAATGA
- the LOC117565210 gene encoding homeobox protein Mohawk translates to MEKSCRPKRNRRHSRRAWPPEDDLHQTRATKRLFTPDIKRMLKDWLIRRRENPYPSREEKKQLAGETGLTYTQICNWFANWRRKLKNSEREKAKKSWGHLIKNYNHNARGNVEQFSISSEDSIWEEDMRPCVADDDDENEYDDELSSRSTGSDGNGNNANTTTPYKPNFYVESAMESHTDQSHNQSVDRLPMAKYKQQMMEKYLRDSGMQQSGTAGADSNGGGAQLNKWLESAARFTPDRHNYHIEWNMSRHKCGGQERPVQHQLLFTNDATAAAARGERWLLHHKDELDAAEALANLAFNCRQRWHHMATTISS, encoded by the exons ATGGAGAAATCGTGTCGCCCCAAACGCAATCGTCGTCACAGCAG ACGCGCATGGCCACCAGAAGATGATCTGCATCAGACGCGCGCCACGAAGCGACTGTTTACACCGGATATTAAGCGCATGCTCAAGGATTGGCTGATACGACGCCGTGAGAATCCTTATCCGAGCAGGGAGGAGAAGAAGCAGTTGGCTGGCGAGACGGGTTTAACGTATACACAGATTTGCAATTGGTTTGCCAACTGGCGACGCAAGTTGAAGAACTCGGAGCGTGAGAAGGCCAAAAAGTCATGGGGTCATCTGATCAAGAATTATAATCACAATGCCCGAGGGAATGTGGAGCAGTTTAGCATCTCGTCCGAGGATAGCATTTGGGAGGAAGACATGCGACCAtgtgttgctgatgatgatgatgagaatgAGTATGACGATGAGTTGTCCAGTCGCAGCACAGGCAgcgatggcaatggcaataatGCCAACACGACAACGCCATACAAGCCCAATTTCTATGTGGAGTCTGCCATGGAATCGCACACAGATCAGAGTCATAATCAGAGCGTCGATCGGTTGCCCATGGCCAAGTACAAGCAGCAGATGATGGAGAAATATCTGCGTGACAGTGGCATGCAACAAAGTGGGACTGCTGGAGCTGATAGCAATGGTGGTGGTGCACAGCTGAACAAGTGGCTGGAGAGTGCGGCCAGGTTCACACCAGACAGGCACAACTATCACATTGAATGGAATATGAGCAG GCACAAATGTGGGGGGCAGGAGCGTCCTGTTCAGCACCAGCTGCTGTTCACCAACGATGCCACAGCTGCAGCGGCTCGTGGCGAGCGTTGGCTTCTGCATCACAAGGACGAACTGGATGCGGCTGAGGCACTGGCCAATTTGGCGTTTAACTGCAGACAACGCTGGCATCACATGGCAACCACGATCAGCTCCTAG
- the LOC117565211 gene encoding 39S ribosomal protein L10, mitochondrial — protein MSNLIQQSLPLTSARSPLLQFLRYRGKINIQRPKEPHYERARVIAVTQPKYPEPPKAITCFQSRAQRTGTQLENPYNAIVAREVLNWLNHSRLAAVFHLNSINADEIFRVRVQLHKQNMHLKSYGRKIIGQAVTGTAYEAILPLFHSNHCIVFSPNPQQIGALLRITRKVPQMVLLGGIVESKLLSRNELMDFAKMPSLQVAQAQLVQTLNQAAGTVVQQLQAHQCNLVKVLDVHAKGESSSTEEAT, from the exons ATGTCCAACCTTATACAACAAA GCTTGCCATTGACATCGGCCCGTTCGCCATTGTTGCAGTTTCTGCGCTATCGCGGCAAGATCAATATTCAGCGACCCAAGGAGCCGCATTATGAACGTGCACGAGTTATTGCAGTAACACAACCTAAATACCCGGAGCCTCCGAAGGCAATAACCTGCTTTCAATCACGAGCCCAACGCACAGGAACACAGCTGGAAAACCCCTACAATGCGATTGTGGCCCGTGAAGTGCTCAACTGGCTGAATCACTCGCGACTCGCGGCCGTCTTTCACTTGAACTCCATCAACGCTGACGAGATATTTCGTGTTCGCGTCCAGTTGCATAAACAGAACATGCATTTGAAGAGTTACGGTCGTAAGATCATTGGACAGGCTGTCACCGGCACAGCGTATGAGGCCATTCTGCCGCTGTTTCACTCGAATCACTGTATTGTGTTCTCGCCTAATCCGCAGCAGATTGGTGCTCTGCTGCGCATCACACGCAAAGTGCCGCAAATGGTGTTGTTGGGTGGCATTGTGGAAAGCAAGTTGCTCAGTCGCAATGAGCTGATGGACTTTGCAAAGATGCCCAGTCTGCAGGTGGCGCAAGCGCAGCTGGTGCAGACGTTGAATCAAGCCGCCGGTACTGTGgtgcaacagttgcaggcGCATCAATGCAATCTGGTTAAAGTGCTGGACGTGCACGCCAAGGGCGAATCATCCTCGACGGAGGAGGCGACGTAA
- the LOC117564752 gene encoding TBC1 domain family member 15 has translation MNESVRYERCQQIQLGVLTESQVGVDLPINGGSESELPQGTGNILCTHDGVLLKKANAEHMAEMNTSGSLSLVEYNLPRRRLYLEWQPNDSIMIADDSQDQGDWALVDRISGRTRTTSECNAFNTKPLDVVGSNGNSGISRNRIMRALLDDLAAVEVRHRGQIIRFLRKSDNGVHCEFFFQHGNADLFVRSMRQQHFIESSETSRSGGGEEYAILNTENQKLKKTFAELDIGEIKASQLPRESWLPNKLAGFLGTIPDYVQPSAFQRSPKNRPSTLIQGDRQTSPDNYQFIKLSGSTNSACSSNSQSRGESADKSPADSELENLNAQDEKIVNNLPARQNVYRGLPLNETQWLEFQTPDGRILDSERIKELIFRGGIVPSLRAEVWKYLLNYYQWSDTQLERIERRKQKSMEYYKMKAQWLAMTQSQEANFGGYRDRKCQIEKDVKRTDRTQQFFAGEDNPNLALLQGILMTYVMYNFDLGYVQGMSDLLAPILEIQVNEVDAFWCFVGFMNMVLTNFDMDQAGMKTQFAQLRRLLEVANAPLFNYMCSHDSDNMYFCFRWLLVWYKREFDNDDVLKLWECLWTRLPCANFHLLVSVAILDQETSVIIERNYEFTDILKHINELTGTIDLKRTLETAEAIYLQLKASEALPNDIRHIIGEPLLPPAAGEAPADGEGEEPAYSDDGFDELRDMTPEEKLRNQALFEEALERSMFMNYI, from the exons ATGAACGAATCGGTGCGCTATGAGCGCTGCCAGCAAATTCAGCTGGGCGTGCTGACTGAATCCCAAGTGGGCGTTGATTTGCCAATTAACGGTGGATCGGAGTCTGAGTTGCCCCAGGGAACTGGTAAC ATTTTGTGCACTCACGATGGCGTGCTGCTAAAGAAGGCAAATGCCGAGCACATGGCCGAAATGAATACCAGCGGCTCCTTGTCCCTGGTGGAGTACAATCTGCCCAGACGTCGTCTGTACTTGGAATGGCAGCCAAACGATAGCATAATGATTGCCGACGATAGTCAGGATCAGGGCGACTGGGCGTTGGTCGATAGAATATCGGGACGCACTCGCACCACGTCCGAATGCAATGCTTTCAATACGAAGCCCTTGGATGTAGTGGGCAGCAATGGGAATTCTGGAATTTCACGAAATCGAATTATGCGCGCTCTTTTAGATGATTTGGCAGCGGTTGAAGTGCGACATCGAGGCCAGATAATACGATTCCTGCGGAAATCAGACAATGGCGTGCATTGTGAGTTTTTCTTTCAGCACGGCAATGCTGATCTCTTTGTGCGCTCTATGCGGCAGCAGCATTTCATCGAGAGTTCAGAGACGAGtcgcagcggcggcggcgagGAGTATGCCATATTGAATACGGAAAATCAAAAGctcaaaaaaacatttgctgAACTGGATATCGGCGAGATTAAGGCAAGTCAGCTACCCCGGGAAAGCTGGTTGCCCAACAAGCTGGCTGGCTTTCTGGGCACCATACCGGACTATGTGCAGCCATCGGCGTTTCAACGATCGCCAAAGAACAGACCCAGCACATTGATACAAGGCGATCGTCAGACGTCGCCAGACAACTATCAGTTCATCAAGCTGAGCGGCAGCACAAATAGCGCTTGCTCCTCTAACAGTCAGAGTCGCGGCGAAAGCGCTGACAAATCGCCAGCGGATAGCGAACTGGAAAACTTGAATGCGCAGGACGAAAAGATTGTTAACAATTTACCAGCTCGACAGAATGTCTATCGCG GTCTTCCGCTAAATGAAACACAGTGGCTGGAGTTTCAAACACCCGATGGCCGCATTCTGGACAGTGAGCGCATCAAGGAGCTTATTTTCCGTGGCGGCATTGTGCCGAGCTTGCGTGCCGAGGTCTGGAAGTATTTGCTGAACTATTATCAATGGTCTGACACACAACTGGAACGCATCGAGCGACGCAAACAAAAATCCATGGAATACTACAAAATGAAGGCCCAGTGGCTTGCAATGACTCAATCGCAAGAGGCTAACTTTGGCGGATATCGTGATCGCAAGTGCCAAATCGAGAAGGATGTGAAGCGCACCGATCGCACACAACAGTTTTTCGCCGGCGAGGATAATCCCAATCTGGCGCTGCTGCAAGGCATACTAATGACCTATGTGATGTATAACTTTGATCTGGGTTATGTGCAAGGCATGTCCGATTTACTAGCGCCTATACTGGAGATTCAGGTGAATGAAGTTGATGCCTTCTGGTGTTTTGTTGGCTTCATGAACATGGTCTTAACCAACTTTGACATGGATCAAGCTGGCATGAAGACTCAGTTTGCCCAGCTACGACGCCTTCTTGAGGTGGCCAATGCGCCGCTTTTCAATTACATGTGCAGCCACGACTCGGACAACATGTACTTCTGCTTCCGCTGGCTGCTCGTATGGTACAAGCGGGAATTCGACAACGACGATGTACTCAAGCTATGGGAATGCTTGTGGACACGATTGCCTTGTGCCAACTTTCATCTGCTCGTCTCCGTAGCTATACTGGATCAGGAGACTAGTGTGATTATCGAACGCAATTACGAATTCACCGATATATTGAAGCATATCAACGAACTAACCGGCACCATCGATTTAAAGCGTACGCTGGAAACGGCTGAGGCCATCTACCTGCAGCTGAAGGCATCTGAGGCATTACCCAACGACATCCGTCACATTATTGGCGAGCCTTTGCTGCCACCTGCGGCTGGCGAGGCGCCTGCTGATGGTGAGGGCGAGGAACCTGCCTATTCGGATGATGGTTTCGACGAACTGCGTGATATGACGCCGGAGGAAAAGTTGCGCAATCAAGCACTATTCGAGGAGGCACTCGAGCGATCCATGTTCATGAATTATATATAG